Proteins encoded by one window of Candidatus Zixiibacteriota bacterium:
- the mtnA gene encoding S-methyl-5-thioribose-1-phosphate isomerase, which produces MVKSLERIDGRLRWIDQTQLPMVLDYKESDDYFEIIRAIKRLEIRGAPAIGIAAAYGIAVAIERAKIYDLGFVNRVGLEFKNARPTAVNLSWAVDRVLRRAADDNIGEAGSAAMLWEEAGAIHAEDAEMCKRIGENGAEFISDGDSILTHCNAGALATGGIGTALGVIYTCRNQGKAVKVYADETRPLLQGARLTTWELKHESIDVTLICDNTAGMLMRQGKVKHVLVGADRIAANGDTANKIGTYSLAVLARENRVPFYVAAPASTFDDGIATGDDIVIEERSASEVVHGFGRRTAPEGIKVYSPAFDVTPHELISYYITDSGNKKGGRHDAV; this is translated from the coding sequence GTGGTAAAATCGCTTGAGAGAATTGACGGCAGACTTCGGTGGATCGACCAGACGCAGCTACCGATGGTTCTGGATTACAAAGAATCCGATGATTATTTCGAGATAATCAGGGCTATTAAGCGTTTGGAGATTCGCGGCGCTCCGGCGATAGGCATCGCGGCGGCATACGGTATCGCGGTGGCAATCGAGAGGGCGAAGATATACGACCTTGGCTTCGTAAACCGGGTCGGTTTGGAATTCAAAAACGCGAGGCCCACCGCGGTGAATCTTTCCTGGGCGGTTGACAGAGTGCTCAGGAGGGCGGCTGACGATAATATCGGCGAAGCCGGCAGCGCCGCCATGCTCTGGGAAGAAGCCGGGGCGATTCACGCCGAGGATGCGGAGATGTGTAAGCGTATTGGCGAGAATGGCGCGGAGTTCATTTCTGACGGTGACAGTATTCTTACGCACTGCAATGCCGGAGCCTTGGCAACGGGTGGAATCGGCACGGCACTGGGGGTTATTTACACCTGTCGCAATCAGGGCAAGGCAGTGAAGGTATATGCCGATGAAACCCGCCCTCTTCTTCAGGGGGCGCGTCTGACAACCTGGGAGCTCAAGCACGAAAGTATCGATGTAACCTTGATCTGCGATAATACCGCCGGGATGCTCATGCGTCAGGGGAAGGTGAAGCACGTGCTGGTAGGCGCCGATCGGATAGCCGCCAACGGTGACACCGCCAACAAGATCGGAACTTATTCGCTGGCGGTACTGGCGCGGGAGAACCGGGTGCCGTTTTATGTGGCGGCGCCGGCATCGACTTTTGATGATGGCATTGCGACAGGCGATGATATCGTAATTGAGGAGCGTTCGGCATCGGAGGTAGTACACGGATTCGGTCGCAGGACAGCTCCGGAGGGTATTAAGGTGTACTCGCCCGCTTTCGACGTTACTCCGCATGAGCTTATCAGTTACTACATAACGGATTCCGGCAATAAAAAAGGCGGCAGGCACGACGCCGTTTAG
- the rplM gene encoding 50S ribosomal protein L13: MKTFVPKIDPSQRKWWVIDLDDVVLGRAAVQVAKVLRGKNKPIFTPHLDTGDHVVVVNAKQVRLSGKNKPTNLRYYRYSGYPGGLKERTFDDLMQSKPEEAFRLAVRRMLPKNRLGRKMFKKLHVYAGSEHPHQAQKPETLKVNG, translated from the coding sequence ATGAAAACATTTGTCCCTAAAATCGATCCGAGCCAGCGTAAGTGGTGGGTGATCGATCTTGATGATGTTGTTCTTGGACGGGCCGCTGTACAGGTTGCCAAAGTACTCAGGGGCAAGAACAAGCCGATTTTTACGCCGCATCTCGATACTGGCGACCATGTCGTGGTTGTCAATGCCAAGCAGGTGCGTTTGTCGGGCAAGAATAAGCCGACTAACCTGAGATATTACCGTTATTCGGGCTACCCGGGCGGTCTCAAAGAGCGGACATTCGATGATTTGATGCAGAGCAAGCCCGAGGAGGCGTTTCGTCTCGCAGTGAGAAGGATGCTTCCGAAGAATCGTCTTGGACGCAAGATGTTCAAGAAGCTGCATGTTTACGCCGGTTCGGAGCATCCGCACCAGGCACAGAAACCGGAAACTTTGAAAGTGAACGGATAA
- a CDS encoding aminopeptidase, which yields MDQRIDKLAKVLLHYSLKLKKGQLVKIQGEVVTLPLLKAMFAEAVRIGAHPFVRLLIPDNEEAFLKYAGEEQLRYLSPIVRTEVNKMDAYIHVWGSENTRYLSAADSKKQARVAKYQRPLKDRIIKRMSQGQVKWVGTQFPTLADAQDAEMSLRDYEEFVYRAGHLDAADPVKHWQKVHREQARLIKILNRVDRLHIEAPDTDLKLRVKGRKWVNCAGTENFPDGEIFTSPIEDSTEGVIRFTYPAVYAGREVEDVRLEFKKGKVVRESAAKNLQFLTDMLNMDKGSRILGEVAIGTNYEIKRFSRNTLFDEKIGGTCHTAVGHGFSESGSKNKSSLHWDMVCNLKKNSQITADGKVIYRNGKFTI from the coding sequence ATGGATCAACGGATAGACAAGCTGGCGAAAGTACTTTTGCATTACTCGCTGAAGCTGAAAAAGGGGCAATTGGTAAAAATACAGGGAGAGGTAGTAACCCTTCCGCTGCTGAAGGCCATGTTCGCTGAAGCGGTGCGCATTGGCGCACACCCCTTCGTGCGCCTTCTTATACCCGACAATGAAGAGGCGTTCCTGAAGTATGCCGGCGAGGAACAGCTAAGATATCTCTCCCCGATAGTCCGCACCGAGGTTAACAAGATGGATGCCTATATCCATGTCTGGGGGAGCGAGAATACCCGGTATCTCTCGGCGGCTGATTCCAAAAAGCAGGCTCGAGTGGCCAAATACCAGAGACCGCTCAAGGATCGAATAATCAAGAGAATGTCGCAGGGACAGGTTAAATGGGTGGGGACGCAGTTTCCCACGCTGGCCGACGCTCAGGACGCTGAGATGTCGTTGCGCGACTATGAAGAGTTTGTTTACAGGGCCGGTCATCTCGATGCCGCCGACCCGGTCAAACATTGGCAGAAGGTTCACAGGGAACAGGCGAGGCTGATAAAGATTCTCAATCGTGTCGACAGGCTTCACATTGAGGCGCCGGACACCGATCTCAAGTTGCGGGTGAAGGGGCGCAAGTGGGTCAATTGCGCCGGGACCGAGAATTTCCCCGATGGCGAGATATTCACCTCACCCATCGAAGACTCCACCGAGGGTGTTATTCGATTTACCTATCCGGCGGTATACGCGGGACGCGAGGTCGAGGATGTGAGGCTGGAATTCAAGAAGGGCAAAGTGGTCAGGGAGTCGGCGGCGAAGAATCTGCAATTTCTGACCGACATGCTCAATATGGACAAAGGTTCGCGGATTTTGGGCGAGGTTGCGATCGGGACCAATTATGAAATCAAGCGCTTCTCGCGGAACACTCTTTTCGATGAGAAGATTGGCGGGACCTGTCATACGGCCGTAGGACACGGTTTTTCCGAGTCCGGAAGCAAAAACAAGAGCAGTCTTCACTGGGACATGGTCTGCAACCTGAAGAAGAATTCTCAGATCACGGCCGATGGGAAAGTGATTTATAGAAACGGCAAGTTTACCATTTAG
- the pilM gene encoding type IV pilus assembly protein PilM, which produces MLLSRGKKSTVGLDIGANSIKLVKLDHTKSGYAVSAIGIRELPPEAIVADEIRDREAVIFNVQSLIDQTDPKIKDVVVSISGHSVITDRFNIDKKSGAEAEQAILFETEQRAPFDIDDVSLDYHVVKTDDESNKMDVLLVAARKEYLRMYLELIEDCGLRPVVVDDDALAIYNAYAENYEVDPTRLTALVNIGHDVTNITYLQDGFFQATRDVSAGTREIYNAIQKEFRLNPELTAKAIKGDMKDSIDEDMLKATIISSTDELISGIELAFSYFKSQAKVDNIDWIILSGGGSLVPYLPEFLQSKLNIPLEIANPLRNVDYDPELFQYLQPEKIAPLLTVSVGLAMRKVR; this is translated from the coding sequence ATGCTGTTATCTCGCGGAAAAAAGAGTACGGTTGGTCTCGATATTGGAGCGAATTCGATAAAGCTGGTCAAGCTCGATCATACGAAGTCGGGTTATGCCGTGTCTGCTATCGGTATTCGCGAATTGCCGCCCGAAGCGATCGTAGCCGATGAAATTCGGGATCGCGAAGCGGTCATATTCAATGTCCAGTCGCTAATCGATCAGACCGACCCCAAGATAAAGGATGTTGTCGTCTCAATCTCCGGTCACAGCGTAATCACGGATCGATTCAACATCGACAAGAAGTCGGGTGCCGAGGCCGAGCAGGCCATCCTTTTCGAAACCGAGCAGCGTGCTCCGTTTGACATTGACGATGTCTCGCTGGATTACCATGTCGTAAAGACCGACGATGAGTCCAACAAGATGGATGTGCTGCTGGTCGCGGCCCGCAAAGAGTACTTAAGAATGTATCTCGAACTGATTGAAGACTGTGGTTTACGTCCGGTGGTGGTCGATGATGACGCTCTGGCGATCTACAACGCCTATGCCGAGAACTACGAGGTCGACCCGACCAGGTTGACGGCGCTGGTCAATATCGGCCATGACGTAACCAATATCACCTATCTTCAGGACGGGTTTTTCCAGGCCACGCGCGACGTGTCGGCCGGCACCCGGGAAATATACAATGCCATCCAGAAGGAATTCCGGTTGAACCCCGAACTGACGGCCAAGGCCATCAAGGGTGACATGAAGGATTCCATCGATGAGGATATGCTCAAGGCGACAATTATATCATCCACCGATGAGTTGATTTCGGGAATCGAGTTGGCTTTTTCGTACTTCAAGTCCCAGGCCAAGGTGGACAACATAGATTGGATCATTCTATCGGGCGGCGGTTCGCTGGTGCCTTATCTTCCGGAGTTTCTCCAGTCCAAGCTGAACATACCTCTGGAAATCGCCAACCCGCTGCGTAACGTGGATTACGATCCGGAATTGTTCCAGTATCTCCAGCCGGAAAAGATAGCGCCGCTTTTGACGGTTTCGGTTGGATTAGCAATGCGGAAGGTGAGGTAA
- a CDS encoding PilN domain-containing protein: MIEINLLPKDYQKKSFDFSLGKAGFYGVGAAAGIILTLVVITFVQKAKLGSLSDKIEKARQKEAMLQKDIKLVDGLNDVKAKITNRMKAVERLDSHRSSWVSILEDVAGNVPEFVWLARFQEKRPEDDKDAGKSKKGAPAEAKDEKAVTPSNPSIQSGEVEGYAFTLNALASFMIKMMRSDYFDEVELVTTNEVNIDDNKAYNFVLSFNIHYLSDEQLRGLIASEGDGDVAEDSETSHKSLN, from the coding sequence ATGATAGAAATAAATCTACTTCCGAAAGATTACCAGAAGAAGTCGTTTGACTTCTCACTGGGTAAGGCCGGTTTCTACGGTGTCGGCGCCGCCGCCGGTATCATTCTGACGCTGGTCGTGATAACGTTTGTGCAGAAGGCCAAACTGGGCTCGCTATCGGACAAGATCGAAAAGGCCCGTCAGAAAGAGGCGATGCTTCAGAAGGATATCAAGCTGGTTGACGGTCTGAATGATGTCAAGGCCAAGATCACCAATCGTATGAAGGCGGTTGAGCGTCTCGACAGTCATAGATCGTCGTGGGTGAGTATCCTCGAGGATGTTGCCGGCAATGTTCCGGAATTCGTCTGGTTGGCGAGATTCCAAGAGAAGCGCCCTGAGGATGATAAGGACGCCGGCAAGAGTAAAAAGGGCGCGCCAGCGGAGGCCAAGGACGAGAAGGCCGTAACGCCGTCGAATCCCAGCATTCAGAGCGGCGAGGTTGAGGGGTATGCCTTCACGCTGAATGCCCTGGCGTCATTTATGATCAAGATGATGCGGTCGGACTATTTTGATGAGGTCGAACTGGTCACGACCAATGAAGTTAATATAGATGATAATAAGGCCTATAATTTCGTGCTGAGCTTCAATATCCACTATCTCTCGGACGAGCAGCTTCGCGGTCTGATCGCGTCCGAGGGTGATGGAGATGTGGCCGAAGACTCCGAAACCAGCCACAAGAGCTTAAACTAG
- the pilO gene encoding type 4a pilus biogenesis protein PilO, with the protein MDLKDSKTQKIALGVLAFFIVVYFWYSRIYKDIDSQLELKSQEFETITTNLRNVELKAKSLDALKIEYEQLVERYQEIEQLLPEVKQIPSFLVQLHTASSITGTRITRVQPLPIAGEEFYNIASFDIEMTGTYHDFGTFISYVANFPFIANISGIKINAVDISISKDKAKDKGGLNELKKRETITAQFKLSTYFVKEDERLKELVI; encoded by the coding sequence ATGGATTTAAAAGATTCAAAAACGCAGAAAATAGCGCTGGGAGTCCTGGCTTTCTTTATTGTCGTCTATTTCTGGTATAGCCGGATCTATAAGGATATCGACAGCCAGCTGGAGTTAAAGAGTCAGGAATTCGAGACTATTACGACGAACCTGCGCAATGTCGAGCTCAAGGCCAAGTCTCTCGATGCTCTCAAGATTGAATATGAGCAACTGGTCGAGAGGTATCAGGAGATCGAGCAGTTGCTGCCCGAAGTGAAGCAGATTCCGTCTTTTCTGGTACAACTTCACACGGCATCGTCGATCACCGGAACGCGAATTACACGGGTTCAGCCTCTGCCGATAGCGGGCGAGGAATTTTACAATATAGCCTCATTCGACATCGAGATGACCGGTACGTATCATGATTTCGGTACATTTATAAGCTATGTGGCGAATTTTCCGTTCATAGCCAATATATCCGGGATCAAGATTAACGCGGTTGATATCTCCATATCGAAGGACAAGGCAAAAGACAAGGGTGGATTGAATGAGCTCAAGAAGCGTGAGACAATCACGGCGCAGTTCAAGCTTTCCACCTACTTTGTGAAAGAGGACGAACGGCTCAAGGAGCTGGTCATATAG
- a CDS encoding secretin N-terminal domain-containing protein — protein sequence MIKSLVWVPLLLLIAVAFMSQTAAQEQADPSVPIKNLQFQSADIKSVLTFLADYGGVNVVIAPEVDGTVTIKLKDVKWRSAMDIIGRTYDLAVVDEEDGYIRVLPAEQYRKEVTEMEKHRRETMELAKLETRIVKIANSTSDDVVAAVKSLMTERGTASSDPRSNSIILQEVPSNIENVMNYIAELDKPAKQIKISARLLEIFTEDAQELGIDWGASGTYTTESGREYPQSVDINTDRTTDNALKYRVTALQHGWSAQAVVDAIVQSDKGRIIAHPEITTIDNKQAKIQMGQKIPVKQFDEAGNVVIKFEEVGTILLVTPHLTAEDQILMELSPERSTYQFDPNGVIINTSNAKTNVIVNNGQTAVIGGLTTEDEVETEIGVPILKDIPLIGRLFKYTNKRTESRDLIIFVTPTIVDENLAMEG from the coding sequence ATGATCAAATCATTAGTGTGGGTTCCGTTGCTGCTGCTTATTGCGGTTGCCTTCATGAGCCAGACGGCGGCCCAGGAACAGGCTGATCCGTCGGTGCCAATCAAGAACCTACAGTTTCAGTCGGCCGATATCAAGTCGGTGCTGACTTTCCTTGCCGACTACGGCGGCGTTAACGTGGTTATCGCGCCGGAGGTCGACGGTACTGTCACGATTAAGTTGAAAGACGTTAAATGGCGCAGCGCCATGGACATTATCGGGCGGACCTATGATCTGGCCGTAGTGGACGAGGAAGACGGTTATATCCGGGTGCTTCCGGCGGAACAGTATCGCAAGGAAGTTACCGAGATGGAAAAGCACCGTCGCGAGACGATGGAACTGGCCAAGCTGGAGACCAGGATTGTCAAGATAGCCAACTCTACCTCGGACGATGTCGTTGCGGCGGTGAAGTCGCTGATGACGGAGAGAGGCACGGCTTCGAGCGATCCGCGTTCCAACTCGATAATTCTGCAGGAAGTTCCTTCGAATATCGAGAACGTCATGAACTATATCGCCGAGCTGGATAAACCTGCCAAGCAGATTAAGATTTCCGCCAGGCTTCTGGAGATCTTCACCGAAGATGCCCAGGAGCTGGGCATAGACTGGGGAGCCTCGGGTACTTACACGACCGAGTCGGGTCGTGAATATCCGCAGAGTGTCGACATTAACACCGACCGTACCACCGATAACGCTCTGAAGTACCGGGTGACGGCGCTTCAACACGGCTGGTCGGCCCAGGCTGTTGTTGACGCTATCGTGCAGTCGGATAAGGGCCGGATCATAGCCCATCCGGAGATTACCACGATAGACAACAAGCAAGCCAAGATTCAGATGGGTCAGAAGATCCCGGTGAAGCAGTTTGACGAAGCCGGTAACGTGGTTATTAAGTTTGAAGAGGTCGGTACCATATTGCTGGTGACGCCGCACCTGACCGCTGAGGACCAGATTCTCATGGAGCTGTCTCCCGAGCGTTCGACCTACCAGTTTGACCCGAACGGCGTGATTATCAACACCAGTAACGCCAAGACGAACGTTATCGTTAATAACGGTCAGACGGCTGTTATCGGCGGTTTGACCACGGAAGATGAAGTGGAAACCGAGATTGGCGTGCCGATTTTGAAGGATATTCCGCTCATCGGACGGCTTTTCAAATACACGAACAAGCGTACTGAGAGCAGAGATTTGATCATTTTCGTAACGCCTACCATTGTTGACGAAAACCTCGCAATGGAAGGCTAA
- a CDS encoding SprT-like domain-containing protein produces the protein MSRAQTQKNALAALNYDLFVPEDLTPPSPATIHAKIRQHTTKAVSIPSELTDAGDNGLPSVAELYRRFDMFNWLYFDGKLPRSRIEYSGRMTSAGSYSSSMKLIRMGRRYHELFPEEINDTLKHEMLHIRHHHHDSVFKKEAARIGASVRARTHPLLQKPPRYIYLCPGCGKEYPRQRRLRMSSCGDCSRGGRFDSRFKLTLVESRARLKSASSGK, from the coding sequence ATGTCGCGTGCTCAAACACAAAAGAATGCCCTGGCGGCACTGAATTACGATCTTTTCGTTCCGGAAGATCTGACGCCGCCATCGCCCGCAACGATTCACGCCAAAATCAGGCAGCATACTACGAAGGCCGTCTCGATTCCCTCTGAGTTGACTGATGCCGGCGACAACGGTCTTCCTTCTGTGGCTGAGTTGTATCGAAGATTCGACATGTTCAACTGGCTGTATTTCGACGGTAAGCTGCCGAGATCGCGGATTGAATATTCCGGACGGATGACCTCAGCCGGCTCGTATTCATCGTCGATGAAACTAATCCGCATGGGCCGGAGGTATCACGAGCTGTTTCCCGAAGAGATTAATGACACGCTGAAGCATGAGATGCTGCACATCAGGCATCACCATCATGACAGTGTTTTCAAAAAGGAGGCGGCGCGGATAGGGGCCTCGGTTCGAGCCCGGACACATCCGCTGCTTCAAAAACCGCCTCGCTATATTTATCTGTGCCCCGGGTGCGGCAAGGAATATCCCCGTCAGCGGCGGCTTCGCATGTCTTCCTGCGGTGATTGTTCGCGAGGGGGGCGTTTTGACTCCCGATTCAAGCTGACCCTGGTGGAGAGCCGGGCTCGCCTGAAGTCTGCTTCATCGGGCAAGTGA
- a CDS encoding secondary thiamine-phosphate synthase enzyme YjbQ — protein sequence MMVKTEYIEFNTKGPGDIVNMTAEIQSVVGKSGITAGTVTVFAPGSTTGITTIEYEPGLLRDLPQLMEKLVPSDRSYSHDETWGDGNGFSHLRSAMIGCDMTVPFDGGKLLLGTGQQIVFCEFDNRARHRRVILQIMGE from the coding sequence ATGATGGTTAAGACGGAGTATATTGAGTTCAATACGAAGGGACCGGGGGATATTGTCAACATGACGGCCGAGATTCAGTCGGTCGTGGGGAAGTCCGGTATCACGGCGGGTACGGTGACAGTCTTTGCTCCGGGCTCGACAACGGGCATTACGACCATAGAGTACGAACCGGGACTTTTGAGGGACCTGCCACAGTTGATGGAGAAGTTGGTACCGTCGGACCGCAGTTACAGCCATGATGAAACCTGGGGTGACGGCAACGGCTTTTCGCATCTTCGGTCGGCCATGATTGGCTGTGATATGACGGTTCCGTTCGACGGCGGCAAGCTGCTTTTGGGTACCGGGCAGCAGATAGTGTTTTGTGAGTTCGACAATCGCGCCCGCCACAGGCGGGTGATACTGCAAATTATGGGTGAGTAG
- a CDS encoding AMP-binding protein, with protein sequence MLNTVNQTVRVAETLFEAFEKTAARLPGQIAFKADGGRGRQYTYLESHEIIKQLANGLGSDALADCSEIGLLAENRPEWCMTYLAITAAGKTVVPIDANLKPSEMSYVIRHARLKVVFTSGRFHPILSREHPDTTIYSFDDPHNGWQNLFSSENPRKDRPASEVAALIYTSGTTGEPKAVELTHRNMLANFEGIRPCLPFGQNDTFLSVLPLHHTFEATCGFLTPLFSGSTIVYARSLKSKEILEDIAGNGVTVMCGVPLLYEKMHHSIRRKIQSASLVRRILFEIFFALSRLGWMMGFKWGKFLFRGLRRRAQMTRMRMFVSGGAALPPNINRFFNMLGLDLQQGYGMTECSPVISVNKPDDSKFASVGPPLHNLEVKIFEPDEKGIGEIIVRGESVTAGYRGRPKETAELIRGGWLHTGDLGRLKDGHLWITGRKKNLIVSAAGKNIYPEQIEEKLLESAYILETVVFGRRKKDKQGEDICAIIVPDLEQFKVDFGLDPAKPDMGKVEQVINEEVEKVHRSIADYKRITDLKIQLEELEKTSSKKVKRFVYKQSPDSQAP encoded by the coding sequence ATGCTGAATACTGTAAATCAGACAGTCAGAGTGGCCGAGACTCTGTTCGAGGCGTTTGAAAAGACTGCCGCAAGACTTCCCGGTCAGATAGCCTTTAAGGCCGATGGTGGGCGGGGCAGGCAATATACCTATCTTGAATCACACGAAATAATCAAGCAGCTTGCCAATGGTCTTGGTTCTGACGCGCTTGCCGACTGCTCTGAGATTGGTCTGCTGGCGGAAAATCGGCCCGAATGGTGCATGACATACCTGGCCATTACCGCCGCCGGCAAAACAGTAGTGCCGATCGACGCCAACCTGAAGCCATCGGAGATGTCATACGTCATCAGGCATGCCCGTCTGAAAGTGGTGTTTACATCGGGCAGGTTCCACCCGATTCTCTCCAGGGAACATCCCGATACGACCATATATTCCTTCGATGACCCTCACAATGGCTGGCAGAATCTGTTTTCTTCGGAGAATCCCCGTAAAGACCGTCCTGCCAGCGAAGTCGCGGCGCTTATATATACCTCGGGAACAACCGGTGAACCGAAGGCGGTGGAGCTTACTCACCGCAATATGCTTGCGAATTTCGAGGGGATTCGGCCGTGTTTGCCCTTTGGTCAAAATGATACTTTCCTGTCAGTTCTGCCGCTGCACCACACCTTTGAGGCAACCTGCGGATTTCTGACGCCGCTCTTTTCAGGTTCGACCATCGTCTACGCTCGGTCGCTCAAATCAAAGGAGATACTTGAGGATATCGCCGGCAACGGCGTCACGGTTATGTGCGGTGTGCCGCTTTTGTATGAGAAAATGCACCACTCGATTCGTCGCAAGATTCAATCGGCTTCGCTTGTGAGGCGAATTCTCTTTGAGATATTCTTCGCCCTGTCCAGACTGGGATGGATGATGGGGTTTAAGTGGGGGAAGTTTTTGTTTCGGGGCCTGAGAAGGCGCGCCCAGATGACCAGGATGAGGATGTTTGTCTCGGGAGGAGCGGCCCTTCCGCCGAACATCAATCGCTTCTTCAATATGCTCGGCCTCGATTTACAGCAGGGTTATGGTATGACGGAGTGCTCGCCGGTTATTTCGGTCAATAAGCCCGATGATAGCAAGTTCGCGTCGGTAGGCCCGCCGCTTCATAATCTCGAAGTAAAGATCTTCGAGCCCGATGAAAAGGGAATCGGTGAAATCATTGTCAGGGGAGAGAGCGTAACCGCCGGTTATCGGGGTCGTCCGAAGGAGACGGCCGAGTTGATCCGGGGCGGCTGGTTGCATACGGGTGACCTGGGCAGACTGAAAGACGGTCACCTGTGGATTACCGGCCGGAAGAAGAACCTGATTGTATCGGCGGCGGGCAAGAATATCTATCCGGAGCAGATAGAGGAGAAACTGCTTGAATCGGCTTATATACTGGAGACGGTGGTGTTTGGCCGCCGCAAAAAGGATAAACAGGGAGAGGATATCTGCGCGATCATAGTGCCGGATCTGGAGCAATTCAAGGTCGATTTCGGGCTGGATCCCGCCAAGCCCGATATGGGCAAGGTCGAACAAGTTATTAACGAGGAAGTGGAGAAGGTGCATCGTTCCATTGCCGATTACAAGCGTATCACTGACCTGAAGATACAACTGGAGGAACTTGAAAAGACTTCTTCCAAAAAGGTAAAACGGTTTGTATATAAACAGAGCCCGGATAGCCAGGCGCCTTGA
- a CDS encoding GspH/FimT family pseudopilin, with protein sequence MRKSILSNRGITLMEIMVGVVIIGIVASMAVPRFATAYERMEFNSRNRDIVSALRMARSRAITEKELYGVYFDPYDIRVVQFRKHDGSGALNDRYEDGLDSVLKVDTLTPDMIWLSSSLLNDAAVFSPNGSSSTGGAIFPLAVTEDFVGLAQISLLASTGRVKTETIIF encoded by the coding sequence ATGAGAAAGTCAATTTTATCCAATCGCGGCATAACACTGATGGAGATAATGGTTGGCGTGGTGATAATCGGTATAGTGGCCTCAATGGCCGTGCCGCGATTCGCGACCGCCTATGAGCGGATGGAGTTCAATTCCCGTAACCGGGATATTGTCTCGGCCTTGAGGATGGCCCGTTCGAGGGCGATTACGGAGAAGGAGTTGTACGGGGTTTATTTTGATCCGTATGATATCAGGGTAGTCCAGTTTCGCAAACACGATGGTTCAGGGGCGCTCAATGACCGCTACGAGGACGGGCTCGATTCGGTTCTGAAGGTTGATACGCTTACGCCGGATATGATATGGCTGAGTTCTTCGCTTCTCAATGATGCAGCGGTTTTTAGCCCGAATGGATCTTCGAGCACCGGCGGGGCAATTTTCCCGCTGGCGGTGACCGAGGATTTTGTGGGGTTAGCGCAGATATCACTTTTGGCCTCGACGGGGCGGGTGAAAACGGAAACCATTATTTTCTAG
- the rpsI gene encoding 30S ribosomal protein S9, translating to MTEQNFAATGRRKESVARVELKPGKGKVTVNGRQIATYLTRETLVNHAQRPLEITEMMGKLDIRCTTSGGGLSGQAGAIRLAIARALMELNPEFHRVLRKGGFLTRDPREVERKKYGQPKARKRFQFSKR from the coding sequence ATGACAGAACAGAATTTCGCCGCGACCGGTCGCCGTAAAGAGTCTGTTGCACGTGTCGAGCTTAAGCCCGGTAAGGGGAAAGTTACGGTCAATGGCCGTCAAATTGCCACTTACCTGACCCGTGAGACGCTGGTCAATCACGCTCAGCGTCCTCTGGAGATCACCGAGATGATGGGTAAGCTTGATATTCGCTGCACTACTTCGGGCGGCGGTTTGTCCGGTCAGGCGGGCGCGATCAGGCTGGCGATAGCCAGAGCCTTGATGGAGCTCAATCCTGAGTTTCACAGGGTTTTGCGCAAGGGTGGTTTTCTGACTCGGGATCCTCGCGAGGTGGAGAGAAAGAAATACGGCCAGCCCAAAGCTCGCAAGCGCTTCCAGTTCTCGAAGCGTTAG